Proteins encoded by one window of Deinococcus radiodurans R1 = ATCC 13939 = DSM 20539:
- a CDS encoding DUF4180 domain-containing protein: MPTIRTAADLGLRLRTAADIPDLIGAAYGADSVILHADDLAPEFLDLRSGLLGELFQKATNYRLPLALVLADTDAYGPRFSELALEHRQHPLICFFDSEEAARAWLERV; the protein is encoded by the coding sequence ATGCCCACCATCCGGACTGCCGCCGACCTCGGCCTGCGCCTGCGCACCGCCGCCGACATTCCCGACCTCATCGGCGCGGCGTATGGGGCCGACAGCGTCATCTTGCACGCAGACGACCTCGCGCCCGAGTTTCTGGACCTCCGCAGCGGCCTGCTGGGCGAACTGTTTCAGAAGGCCACCAATTACCGCCTGCCGTTGGCACTCGTTCTTGCAGACACTGACGCTTACGGCCCCCGCTTCAGCGAACTGGCGCTCGAACATCGCCAGCACCCGCTGATTTGCTTTTTCGATTCGGAAGAGGCGGCGCGGGCGTGGCTGGAACGGGTCTAG